In the genome of Hydractinia symbiolongicarpus strain clone_291-10 chromosome 5, HSymV2.1, whole genome shotgun sequence, one region contains:
- the LOC130644225 gene encoding phosphoacetylglucosamine mutase-like isoform X1, which produces MVAVPDFDRITQLSTSHPKSDVHISYGTAGFRTKASVLDAVMFRMGLLASLRSKAKDGKAIGVMVTASHNPVQDNGVKLVDPYGEMLEQSWESYATKLAQAENSLVSTCLQEIVKEENIELSNEACVILARDTRPSSESLSKSVKEGVEGMGGKCQDFGLLTTPQLHYIVCCTNTNGEYGEATEEGYYKKLCAAYLKIHKMMGFKTCASVKVDGANGVGALKAAQLQKHLASSLSLLIHNDGTSGVLNEGCGADFVKTNQKPPAGLQLEKGDCCVSYDGDADRIVYFYKDEDGTFHLLDGDKIACLIAAYIKEKLDIIGIKLTKGLGVVQTAYANGSSTNYLYNKMKVPVAIAKTGVKHLHLKAVEYDIGVYFEANGHGTIIYSKDAESEIRQPPQNLSDEQKQASEILKAFVDLTNQTVGDAISDMLLVEAILNEKQWTCKDWDKEYTDIPNKLNKVFVKDRRVIKTNEDETKVVEPIELQNRIDELTKNLPRARSFVRPSGTEDVVRVYAESESQASTATLSTQVSQLVYDICNGVGERPTLST; this is translated from the exons ATGGTTGCTGTACCTGACTTTGATCGAATAACACAACTTTCAACAAGTCATCCCAAGTCGGATGTACACATCAGCTATGGAACAGCTGGATTTAGAACAaa GGCGTCAGTGTTAGATGCTGTTATGTTTCGCATGGGTTTGTTAGCTTCTTTACGTTCCAAAGCAAAAGATGGAA AAGCTATTGGTGTCATGGTTACAGCTTCACACAACCCAGTGCAA GACAATGGTGTCAAACTAGTGGACCCTTATGGAGAAATGCTAGAGCAATCTTGGGAAAGTTATGCAACCAAACTAGCTCAAGCTGA AAATTCATTGGTGTCTACTTGCTTACAAGAAAttgtaaaagaagaaaatattgaaTTAAGCAATGAAGCATGTGTCATCCTTGCTAGAGACACAAG ACCAAGCAGTGAAAGTTTGTCGAAATCTGTGAAAGAAGGTGTTGAAGGCATGGGTGGAAAATGTCAAGATTTTG gtttGTTAACAACACCTCAACTTCATTACATCGTATGTTGCACAAATACAAACGGTGAATATGGTGAAGCTACCGAAGAAGGATACTACAAAAAATTATGTGCAgcttatttaaaaatacacaaGATG ATGGGCTTCAAAACATGTGCATCAGTCAAGGTCGATGGTGCGAATGGAGTAGGCGCTTTAAAAGCTGCTCAACTACAGAAGCACTTAGCTTCATCGTTGTCGCTACTCATTCATAATGATGGTACTTCTGGTGTACTTAATGAAGGT TGTGGAGCTGATTTTGTAAAGACTAATCAAAAGCCTCCTGCAG GTTTACAGTTGGAGAAAGGTGACTGCTGTGTATCTTATGATGGAGATGCTGATCGGATTGTTTACTTCTATAAAGATGAGG ATGGGACTTTTCATCTTTTGGACGGAGACAAAATTGCATGTCtg attgcagcgtatattaaagaaaaattagaTATTATTGGAATTAAATTAACTAAAGGCTTAG gtgtTGTGCAAACTGCATATGCTAATGGTAGCTCAACaaattatttatacaataaaatG AAAGTTCCAGTAGCGATCGCAAAAACTGGAGTTAAACATCTTCACCTTAAAGCTGTTGAATATGACATCGGAGTTTATTTTGAAGCGAATGGTCATGGAACG ATAATATACAGTAAAGACGCTGAAAGTGAAATAAGACAGCCGCCACAAAATTTAAG TGACGAGCAAAAACAAGCAAGTGAAATTTTGAAAGCTTTCGTTGATCTCACTAACCAG ACAGTTGGTGATGCAATATCAGATATGTTATTAGTAGAAGCCATTCTCAACGAAAAGCAA TGGACATGTAAAGATTGGGACAAGGAGTACACCGACATACCAAATAAACTGAACAAAGTTTTT GTAAAAGATCGTCGCGTCATTAAAACGAACGAAGATGAAACGAAGGTTGTCGAACCGATAGAATTGCAAAATAGAATTGATGAGCTGACGAAGAATTTGCCACGTGCTCGCTCTTTTGTTCG tcCTTCAGGAACCGAAGATGTTGTCCGAGTATATGCAGAATCTGAAAGTCAG GCTTCAACTGCCACTTTGTCAACTCAAGTCAGTCAACTCGTATACGATATTTGTAATGGCGTGGGAGAGAGACCAACTTTATCCACTTGA
- the LOC130644225 gene encoding phosphoacetylglucosamine mutase-like isoform X3, with translation MLEQSWESYATKLAQAENSLVSTCLQEIVKEENIELSNEACVILARDTRPSSESLSKSVKEGVEGMGGKCQDFGLLTTPQLHYIVCCTNTNGEYGEATEEGYYKKLCAAYLKIHKMMGFKTCASVKVDGANGVGALKAAQLQKHLASSLSLLIHNDGTSGVLNEGCGADFVKTNQKPPAGLQLEKGDCCVSYDGDADRIVYFYKDEDGTFHLLDGDKIACLIAAYIKEKLDIIGIKLTKGLGVVQTAYANGSSTNYLYNKMKVPVAIAKTGVKHLHLKAVEYDIGVYFEANGHGTIIYSKDAESEIRQPPQNLSDEQKQASEILKAFVDLTNQTVGDAISDMLLVEAILNEKQWTCKDWDKEYTDIPNKLNKVFVKDRRVIKTNEDETKVVEPIELQNRIDELTKNLPRARSFVRPSGTEDVVRVYAESESQASTATLSTQVSQLVYDICNGVGERPTLST, from the exons ATGCTAGAGCAATCTTGGGAAAGTTATGCAACCAAACTAGCTCAAGCTGA AAATTCATTGGTGTCTACTTGCTTACAAGAAAttgtaaaagaagaaaatattgaaTTAAGCAATGAAGCATGTGTCATCCTTGCTAGAGACACAAG ACCAAGCAGTGAAAGTTTGTCGAAATCTGTGAAAGAAGGTGTTGAAGGCATGGGTGGAAAATGTCAAGATTTTG gtttGTTAACAACACCTCAACTTCATTACATCGTATGTTGCACAAATACAAACGGTGAATATGGTGAAGCTACCGAAGAAGGATACTACAAAAAATTATGTGCAgcttatttaaaaatacacaaGATG ATGGGCTTCAAAACATGTGCATCAGTCAAGGTCGATGGTGCGAATGGAGTAGGCGCTTTAAAAGCTGCTCAACTACAGAAGCACTTAGCTTCATCGTTGTCGCTACTCATTCATAATGATGGTACTTCTGGTGTACTTAATGAAGGT TGTGGAGCTGATTTTGTAAAGACTAATCAAAAGCCTCCTGCAG GTTTACAGTTGGAGAAAGGTGACTGCTGTGTATCTTATGATGGAGATGCTGATCGGATTGTTTACTTCTATAAAGATGAGG ATGGGACTTTTCATCTTTTGGACGGAGACAAAATTGCATGTCtg attgcagcgtatattaaagaaaaattagaTATTATTGGAATTAAATTAACTAAAGGCTTAG gtgtTGTGCAAACTGCATATGCTAATGGTAGCTCAACaaattatttatacaataaaatG AAAGTTCCAGTAGCGATCGCAAAAACTGGAGTTAAACATCTTCACCTTAAAGCTGTTGAATATGACATCGGAGTTTATTTTGAAGCGAATGGTCATGGAACG ATAATATACAGTAAAGACGCTGAAAGTGAAATAAGACAGCCGCCACAAAATTTAAG TGACGAGCAAAAACAAGCAAGTGAAATTTTGAAAGCTTTCGTTGATCTCACTAACCAG ACAGTTGGTGATGCAATATCAGATATGTTATTAGTAGAAGCCATTCTCAACGAAAAGCAA TGGACATGTAAAGATTGGGACAAGGAGTACACCGACATACCAAATAAACTGAACAAAGTTTTT GTAAAAGATCGTCGCGTCATTAAAACGAACGAAGATGAAACGAAGGTTGTCGAACCGATAGAATTGCAAAATAGAATTGATGAGCTGACGAAGAATTTGCCACGTGCTCGCTCTTTTGTTCG tcCTTCAGGAACCGAAGATGTTGTCCGAGTATATGCAGAATCTGAAAGTCAG GCTTCAACTGCCACTTTGTCAACTCAAGTCAGTCAACTCGTATACGATATTTGTAATGGCGTGGGAGAGAGACCAACTTTATCCACTTGA
- the LOC130644225 gene encoding phosphoacetylglucosamine mutase-like isoform X2 has translation MVAVPDFDRITQLSTSHPKSDVHISYGTAGFRTKASVLDAVMFRMGLLASLRSKAKDGKAIGVMVTASHNPVQDNGVKLVDPYGEMLEQSWESYATKLAQAENSLVSTCLQEIVKEENIELSNEACVILARDTRPSSESLSKSVKEGVEGMGGKCQDFGLLTTPQLHYIVCCTNTNGEYGEATEEGYYKKLCAAYLKIHKMMGFKTCASVKVDGANGVGALKAAQLQKHLASSLSLLIHNDGTSGVLNEGCGADFVKTNQKPPAGLQLEKGDCCVSYDGDADRIVYFYKDEDGTFHLLDGDKIACLIAAYIKEKLDIIGIKLTKGLGVVQTAYANGSSTNYLYNKMKVPVAIAKTGVKHLHLKAVEYDIGVYFEANGHGTIIYSKDAESEIRQPPQNLSDEQKQASEILKAFVDLTNQTVGDAISDMLLVEAILNEKQWTCKDWDKEYTDIPNKLNKVFVKDRRVIKTNEDETKVVEPIELQNRIDELTKNLPRARSFVRNRRCCPSICRI, from the exons ATGGTTGCTGTACCTGACTTTGATCGAATAACACAACTTTCAACAAGTCATCCCAAGTCGGATGTACACATCAGCTATGGAACAGCTGGATTTAGAACAaa GGCGTCAGTGTTAGATGCTGTTATGTTTCGCATGGGTTTGTTAGCTTCTTTACGTTCCAAAGCAAAAGATGGAA AAGCTATTGGTGTCATGGTTACAGCTTCACACAACCCAGTGCAA GACAATGGTGTCAAACTAGTGGACCCTTATGGAGAAATGCTAGAGCAATCTTGGGAAAGTTATGCAACCAAACTAGCTCAAGCTGA AAATTCATTGGTGTCTACTTGCTTACAAGAAAttgtaaaagaagaaaatattgaaTTAAGCAATGAAGCATGTGTCATCCTTGCTAGAGACACAAG ACCAAGCAGTGAAAGTTTGTCGAAATCTGTGAAAGAAGGTGTTGAAGGCATGGGTGGAAAATGTCAAGATTTTG gtttGTTAACAACACCTCAACTTCATTACATCGTATGTTGCACAAATACAAACGGTGAATATGGTGAAGCTACCGAAGAAGGATACTACAAAAAATTATGTGCAgcttatttaaaaatacacaaGATG ATGGGCTTCAAAACATGTGCATCAGTCAAGGTCGATGGTGCGAATGGAGTAGGCGCTTTAAAAGCTGCTCAACTACAGAAGCACTTAGCTTCATCGTTGTCGCTACTCATTCATAATGATGGTACTTCTGGTGTACTTAATGAAGGT TGTGGAGCTGATTTTGTAAAGACTAATCAAAAGCCTCCTGCAG GTTTACAGTTGGAGAAAGGTGACTGCTGTGTATCTTATGATGGAGATGCTGATCGGATTGTTTACTTCTATAAAGATGAGG ATGGGACTTTTCATCTTTTGGACGGAGACAAAATTGCATGTCtg attgcagcgtatattaaagaaaaattagaTATTATTGGAATTAAATTAACTAAAGGCTTAG gtgtTGTGCAAACTGCATATGCTAATGGTAGCTCAACaaattatttatacaataaaatG AAAGTTCCAGTAGCGATCGCAAAAACTGGAGTTAAACATCTTCACCTTAAAGCTGTTGAATATGACATCGGAGTTTATTTTGAAGCGAATGGTCATGGAACG ATAATATACAGTAAAGACGCTGAAAGTGAAATAAGACAGCCGCCACAAAATTTAAG TGACGAGCAAAAACAAGCAAGTGAAATTTTGAAAGCTTTCGTTGATCTCACTAACCAG ACAGTTGGTGATGCAATATCAGATATGTTATTAGTAGAAGCCATTCTCAACGAAAAGCAA TGGACATGTAAAGATTGGGACAAGGAGTACACCGACATACCAAATAAACTGAACAAAGTTTTT GTAAAAGATCGTCGCGTCATTAAAACGAACGAAGATGAAACGAAGGTTGTCGAACCGATAGAATTGCAAAATAGAATTGATGAGCTGACGAAGAATTTGCCACGTGCTCGCTCTTTTGTTCG GAACCGAAGATGTTGTCCGAGTATATGCAGAATCTGA